A window of Cryptomeria japonica chromosome 3, Sugi_1.0, whole genome shotgun sequence contains these coding sequences:
- the LOC131029059 gene encoding aspartic proteinase nepenthesin-2-like, translated as MAFRNNVALLLLVMITVMDWHANALRADMKRVHGSSMTSSQRLSAAVHRSSARLRKIETSVTGKAVDTDLAAPVNRGNNVAEFLVSMGIRTPPQKMVAIVDTGSDLIWKQCQPCKNCYDQTDPIFDPSKSSTYAKLPCNSSLCSSLPRKTANTFIHSPRVDGFTDADGVLGLGRGSFSLVSQMGSRFSYCVTSFMDESPSDTSPLFFGSATDLRELVGVQFTPLMTNLFRPELNSFYYISVEAIAVGNRLAYISQGTLDIQEDGSGGFIIDSGSAFSYLIPEAFSLVADAVDLAVGWDRADGSDYGFSLCYQIPQGNTTYVFPDITFIFSRNVPFVVDQKYNFRLVDEQSGLVFMLILQIEETSALKSPSILGSYQQQNYHILYDNGNYMLSFAPTTCAELL; from the exons ATGGCATTCAGGAATAACGTGGCGTTATTGTTGTTAGTGATGATAACAGTGATGGACTGGCATGCGAATGCCTTGCGAGCAGATATGAAGCGCGTGCATGGCAGCAGTATGACTTCTTCCCAACGCCTCAGCGCTGCCGTCCACAGAAGCAGTGCAAGGCTGAGAAAAATCGAAACATCAGTGACAGGAAAAGCTGTAGACACGGACTTGGCGGCTCCTGTGAACCGGGGAAATAATGTGGCCGAATTCCTGGTATCAATGGGCATCAGAACACCACCGCAAAAAATggttgcaattgtggacacaggcAGCGATCTCATTTGGAAGCAGTGTCAGCCCTGCAAAAACTGCTACGATCAGACCGACCCCATCTTCGACCCCTCCAAGTCGAGCACTTACGCCAAGCTCCCCTGTAACTCCTCCCTCTGCTCTTCCCTTCCTCGCAAGACTGCCAATACGTTTATTCATTCG CCACGAGTAGATGGTTTTACTGATGCAGATGGTGTGTTAGGGCTCGGGCGAGGCAGTTTCTCGCTCGTCTCGCAGATGGGATCTCGATTCTCTTATTGTGTCACCTCTTTCATGGACGAATCTCCCTCAGATACGAGCCCTCTTTTCTTCGGCAGCGCAACTGATTTGAGGGAACTGGTAGGAGTTCAGTTTACGCCATTGATGACAAACCTATTCCGACCAGAGCTCAACAGCTTCTATTACATCTCCGTGGAAGCAATAGCCGTGGGAAACCGATTGGCGTATATTTCGCAGGGGACGCTTGATATACAGGAAGATGGAAGTGGAGGGTTCATCATCGACTCGGGCTCTGCCTTCTCATACTTGATACCCGAGGCATTTAGTCTAGTTGCAGATGCCGTTGATTTGGCTGTGGGTTGGGATCGAGCAGATGGTTCTGATTACGGCTTTAGTCTCTGCTATCAGATACCTCAAGGTAATACAACGTATGTTTTTCCGGATATCACCTTCATTTTTAGCAGAAATGTGCCTTTTGTGGTGGATCAGAAATATAACTTCCGTTTGGTGGACGAGCAAAGCGGTTTGGTGTTCATGCTAATTTTGCAAATTGAGGAGACTTCCGCATTGAAATCACCTTCAATTCTGGGAAGTTATCAGCAACAGAATTATCATATTTTGTATGACAATGGCAATTATATGCTCTCTTTCGCTCCCACCACTTGTGCTGAATTACTCTAA